CCTGGCTCGCCTCGATGCGGCCGAGGCGCGGGCGGAAGCCGATGACCTTGCCGCCGACGAATCCGCCCGTTACGCGTCCCGTCACTAAGAGACGCTTCTTATTCGAGAGGAAATGCCATGACGCATCTGACCCCCGAGCAGCGCCTCCTGGGCCGTGAGAACGCCGACCGGGCCCTGGGCATGAGCCGTCGCGACTGGTTGGCCGCCGCGGCCGCCGCCCCCGCGATGGGCGCCTACTATTTCGGCTACAACAAGATGGGGGACAAGCCCCCCGTCAAGGCGGCGATCATCGGCACCGGCGACGAAGGTTGCCAGGCCATGATCCGCTTCCACAACCGCGACTACATGAACTTCATCGGGATGTGCGACATCCGCCCCACCCAGCAGGAGCGGGGCCGCAAGGAGTTCGCCAGCCACAAGCAGTACGGCGAGGCCGACGCCGCCAAGATCAAGCAGTACAAGAACAAGGAAGAGATGTACGCCGACCCGGACGTCGAGGTCGTTGTCATCGCCCTGCCGCTCTGGCTGCACGCCCCGGTCGCCATCGAGGCCATGAAGGCCGGCAAGCACGTCTTCACCGAGAAGCTGATGGCGCACTCGATCGCCGAGTGCAAGCAGATGTGCCGGGTCGCCCGTGAGACCAACAAGCTGCTCGCCGTGGGCCACCAGCGCCACTACTCGGCGCTCTACGACAACGCCAATTACCTGCTCACCAGCGGGCTGATCGGCGACGTTCGCCACATCCGCGCCCTCTGGCATCGCAACAACGCGCTGCCTCGGATTGCCAAGGACAAGGCCGGCAACACGGTCTATGACTCCAACGGCCTGCCCCAGGTCGAGCGTGACGAGAAGGGAAACATCGTCTACCAGGATTCCTGGAAGCGTCCCATTCCGGACGCCGACAAGGACGTCGACTTCAAGGCCCACGGTTATGAGAGCCTCGACGAGCTGATCCGCTGGCGGCTCTACAACCGCACCGGCGCCGGCCTGATGGCCGAGCTGGGGAGCCACCAGCTCGACGCCTGCTCGATCTTCCTCGGGAAGAAGCACCCGCTCGCCGTCACCGGCGTCGGCGGCAAGTTCTTCTACAAGGACGACCGCGAGGTCGACGACCACGTCTTCACGATGTTCGAGTTCCCGGGGGCCGACGAGTCGGACCGCATCGTCGTCACCTACTCGTCGATCAACACGAATTCCTTCGACGGCTACGGCGAGCAGGTCATGGGCTCGAAGGGGACGATGCTCGTCGCCGGCGAGAAGGAACTGCTCCTCTTCAAGGAGGCCGGCGCCGCCGCGCTCTCCAAGACGACCAGCGTCACGGTCGAGACCCAGGGCAAGAAGCCGGTTCTGGAGACCAGCCCCAGCACCGCCGGCCCCAGCGCCGCGACGGCTATCGGCGGCCTCGCCACGGCCGACCCGTCCCGCGGGTATCGTGAGGAGCTGGAGCACTTCGCCTACTGCGTCCGCCACGGCGACGCCTCCAACTATCACGCGGACAAGGACCACCAGCCCCGCTGCAAGGGCGAAGTCGCCCTGGCCGACGCGGTCATCGCCCTGACCTCCAACATCGCGATGCGCGAGAACCGCCGGATCGTCTTCGATCCCAAGTGGTTCGACTACGCCGACAACGCCACCCCCGACGGCTCGACCGTGGTGGTTCAGCGCGGCTGATTCGTCTCTCCGATGATTGCGACGGGCGGGACGATCGACCTCGCCCCGCCCGTCCCTCCTTTCTCGCCCGTGGTTTCCCGGCGCGGCGGTCCTCTCTCCCTCACCGAGCCGACGTCTCGCGTCGCCCCGTCTTCGTTCGCCGGCTCACGTCGAGGAACCGTTCATGCAACCCGCCCCTGCTCCCGCTCCCGACGCCGACACTCAGCGTGCGTCCGCCCGCGTTCAACTTCCCGAGGTCGAGGTCGACCTTCCTGTGATCGTCGGCACCGAGGACGAGCACGCCGTCGATATCAGTCGGTTCCGAGACAAGACCGGCTACGTCACGCTTGACCCGGGCTTCGGCAACACCGCCGCATGCAAGAGCGCCATTACGTACATCGACGGCGAGCAGGGCATCCTCCGCTATCGCGGCTATCCGATCGAAGAACTGGCCGAAACGAGCACCTTCGTTGAAGTCGCCCTGCTGCTAATCTTCGGCGAACTCCCGACGAAGGAGAGGCTCGAACGCTTCCGCGGGATGCTCACCGACGAGCAACTTCTCCACGAGGGGATGCGCTACCACTTCGAGGGCTTCCCCTCGCACGGGCATCCCATGGCCATGCTCTCGGCCATGATCAACGCGTGCGGATGCTATCATCCGGAACTGCTCTCCTCCGAGATGGACGACGAGCGGCTGCTCCGGGCGACGGCCACGGTCATGAGCAAGGTCTGCACGATCGCGGCGTTCAGCTACAAGATGACGAAGGGGCAGCGGATGGAATATCCCGACCCTTCGCTCTCCTACTGCCGCAACTTCCTGCACATGATGTTTTCGAAGCCGCACCGGCGGTACGATCCGCCGTTGCAGGTCGTCCGGGCGCTGACGAAGTTCCTGATCCTCCACGCCGACCACGAGCAGAACTGCTCGACGTCGACGGTTCGCATGGTCGGCTCGTCGGGGGCCAACGTCTTCGCCTCGGTCGCCTCTGGCGTGTGCGCCCTGTGGGGGCCGCTGCACGGCGGGGCGAACATGGCCGTGATCGAGATGCTCCAGGAGATCCAGGCCGGCGGCGACGATCCCAAGACGGTCGTCGCCAAGGTGAAGGACAAGAAGTTCCGCCTGATGGGCTTCGGCCATCGGGTCTACAAGAACTTCGATCCCCGCTCAAAGATCCTGGAGAAGACCTGCACCGAGTTGTTCGACGTTCTGGGCGTCTCCGACCCCCTGCTGGACACCGCCCGCGAACTGGCCTCGATCGCGCTCACCGACGACTATTTCCTGGAGCGGAAGCTCTACCCCAACGTCGACTTCTACAGCGGCATCATCCTCCGGGCGCTTGGCATCCCGTTGAACATGTTCACGGTGATGTTCTCGATCGGCCGTGTTCCCGGCTGGATCGCACACTGGTACGAACTTTACGGCGACCCCGACCGCCGCATCTGCCGGCCCCGTCAGATCTACACCGGGGCCGGCAAGCGCGAATATGTTCCGATGGATGCGCGTCGTTGCTAGAAGGGATCTCGCGGAAGGTCACTCGGGCGACTTGCGGAGCGGCCTGAAAGCGATCGCCCTCCGGACTGCGGGGGGCGTCGGCGCATCGGCCCCTTTGATCGCGTGCCAGAGGATTTCGTTCAGCTCGAAGTCGTCGACGAGGTCGTACTCGCGGAAGTCCATCTGCGACGACCGATCAGCTCCGTACGCCAGCGGCGTGTTCTTGGCGTTGAGATCGATCCGGGCCGGGAGGTGGTCGTAAGCCGTCAGGTCGGCCTGATCGGTGAATGACTCGAACATCGGCCTCGCCGCCGCGTCGAACTGGCTGAGAGGGTGCAGGCCGAGGATCAACTCCATCGTTCGAATCATGCTGACGGTCTGGTACTGGGTGCTGTCCACGAACTTGCGCTTGGTATACGGGCTGATGACGAGGCCCACGGTGCGGTGGGCGTCGACGTGATCGGGCCCGTTCTGGGCGTCGTCCTCGATGACGAAGATCGCCGTTTCCTTCCAGTATTTCGACTTGCTCACGGCGTCGACCAGTCGCCCGAGCGCCAGGTCGTTGCTGGCCACGCAGGCCTGGGGAGTGAAGGCTCCCGGCGTGGTCCCTGAAGTATGGTCCTCGCCCATGCTCATGACGATGAAACGCGGCAGGTCGCCGTCCTGTTCGTAGCGACGGAATTCTTCGAGGAAAGCGTCGACGTTGTCGGTGTCGCGGTCGCGTTCGCCGGCGACTTTCGGGATCCCGTACTTGGGCGCCATGTGGCCGACCAGGCCCGGGACGGCCGCCTCGAACTTCACGGCGCCATCGGCCTCGCTGACGCGGCGACCGGCTTCGCGATAGCTGCGATAGGTCAGCCCGGCACGGGCCGCGGCGTCCCAGATGTAGCCCGAGGGAGCCTTGGTCAGGTTCGCCTCATCGTCGTCGTCGATCCCCTCGCGGCGCGAGTACGTCAGCATCCAGTCGCGGGCGACGTAGTCGGTGTTGTAGGCCATGGTTGACCAGGGATGCCCGTCGCGAGAGACCTGGCCGTTGCAGTACAGGTTGTCCAGGAGAACGAACTCCTCGGCCAGCTTGTGGTGGTTCGGCGTCACCTCGCGGCCGAACATCACCAGGCTGGGATCGCCGTTCCCCTTTTCGATGTCGCCGAAAACCTGGTCGTAGGTTCGGTTCTCCTTGATGATGTAGATGATGTGCTTGATGGGCGACGGATCCCCAACCTTGGTTGGGATGGCCGTCTTGGTGGGATGCGGGGCGGCGGTCAGTTGCTCGTCAGAGTAAGGGCAGTTCTTGTAGACCGTCGCCGTGTAGGCGGCCAGGGCCTTCTCATCGGGAATTGGAACGATCGAAAGCGCGCCCGAGAGGGTCGTGCCGATGTAGGGGTAGAGTTGACCCCTGGCGTTCGCCTTCTTCGCCGGCGCCTGGGCAGTCTGTTTGTCGGCGTCGCCCTTCGCCTCTTTGGGATAGAAAGGGTTGGGCCTGGTCTGGTTCCCCTTTCCAACGCCGACGAGCAGGTTCTTGCCGTCGGGTGAAACCGCGACGGCGGTCGGGTACCAGCCGGTCGGGATGAATCCTTTGACGCTGCTTTCGTCTGGCTCCTCCACGTCGATGA
This genomic window from Paludisphaera rhizosphaerae contains:
- a CDS encoding bifunctional YncE family protein/alkaline phosphatase family protein, producing MNLGRRFPSAYRFMAVGLAAAAPLALPLLAQEDPRKASPALAKTRAAGPVEGGFLLPNGWTISPAGDQVVLHDLPLNILPLPDGEHALVTCNGYNDHDLNLVDLKTKAVVARQNVRESWFGLAHDPDSNRVWWAGGGTGIRHVYELKGRELRRIGQDEPATAAIPKKQRAAAPKHFHGGLTFDPVKQVLYALDVEAGTLTAIDVAGKAPDRVATIGGRPYDVALSRNGARLYVSDWAGRSVLAISPNDLRVVAKIGVGEHPNQIARHPKDDRLFVACASSNNVAVIDTARGVVTETIFTGLFPRAPEGSTPDALAVSPDGETLYVANADNNCVAVIDVEEPDESSVKGFIPTGWYPTAVAVSPDGKNLLVGVGKGNQTRPNPFYPKEAKGDADKQTAQAPAKKANARGQLYPYIGTTLSGALSIVPIPDEKALAAYTATVYKNCPYSDEQLTAAPHPTKTAIPTKVGDPSPIKHIIYIIKENRTYDQVFGDIEKGNGDPSLVMFGREVTPNHHKLAEEFVLLDNLYCNGQVSRDGHPWSTMAYNTDYVARDWMLTYSRREGIDDDDEANLTKAPSGYIWDAAARAGLTYRSYREAGRRVSEADGAVKFEAAVPGLVGHMAPKYGIPKVAGERDRDTDNVDAFLEEFRRYEQDGDLPRFIVMSMGEDHTSGTTPGAFTPQACVASNDLALGRLVDAVSKSKYWKETAIFVIEDDAQNGPDHVDAHRTVGLVISPYTKRKFVDSTQYQTVSMIRTMELILGLHPLSQFDAAARPMFESFTDQADLTAYDHLPARIDLNAKNTPLAYGADRSSQMDFREYDLVDDFELNEILWHAIKGADAPTPPAVRRAIAFRPLRKSPE
- a CDS encoding citrate synthase, whose amino-acid sequence is MQPAPAPAPDADTQRASARVQLPEVEVDLPVIVGTEDEHAVDISRFRDKTGYVTLDPGFGNTAACKSAITYIDGEQGILRYRGYPIEELAETSTFVEVALLLIFGELPTKERLERFRGMLTDEQLLHEGMRYHFEGFPSHGHPMAMLSAMINACGCYHPELLSSEMDDERLLRATATVMSKVCTIAAFSYKMTKGQRMEYPDPSLSYCRNFLHMMFSKPHRRYDPPLQVVRALTKFLILHADHEQNCSTSTVRMVGSSGANVFASVASGVCALWGPLHGGANMAVIEMLQEIQAGGDDPKTVVAKVKDKKFRLMGFGHRVYKNFDPRSKILEKTCTELFDVLGVSDPLLDTARELASIALTDDYFLERKLYPNVDFYSGIILRALGIPLNMFTVMFSIGRVPGWIAHWYELYGDPDRRICRPRQIYTGAGKREYVPMDARRC
- a CDS encoding Gfo/Idh/MocA family protein, producing the protein MTHLTPEQRLLGRENADRALGMSRRDWLAAAAAAPAMGAYYFGYNKMGDKPPVKAAIIGTGDEGCQAMIRFHNRDYMNFIGMCDIRPTQQERGRKEFASHKQYGEADAAKIKQYKNKEEMYADPDVEVVVIALPLWLHAPVAIEAMKAGKHVFTEKLMAHSIAECKQMCRVARETNKLLAVGHQRHYSALYDNANYLLTSGLIGDVRHIRALWHRNNALPRIAKDKAGNTVYDSNGLPQVERDEKGNIVYQDSWKRPIPDADKDVDFKAHGYESLDELIRWRLYNRTGAGLMAELGSHQLDACSIFLGKKHPLAVTGVGGKFFYKDDREVDDHVFTMFEFPGADESDRIVVTYSSINTNSFDGYGEQVMGSKGTMLVAGEKELLLFKEAGAAALSKTTSVTVETQGKKPVLETSPSTAGPSAATAIGGLATADPSRGYREELEHFAYCVRHGDASNYHADKDHQPRCKGEVALADAVIALTSNIAMRENRRIVFDPKWFDYADNATPDGSTVVVQRG